Proteins from a single region of Allocatelliglobosispora scoriae:
- a CDS encoding cell wall anchor protein, whose amino-acid sequence MTPSHPIRRALAVAAGAAIAVVGAIALAVPSVAATPTAFTGGGGNDSQLAIDGRAECLRATGEWRITWTLTNKRNRDATITDKTSNPDTTVTVVGGSTALKGSVIPKKSGRDDGELTAVQTVPGSADKVKLTVKVSWPKEHGKSETSTQDETVTFRGGPCTAPPSCVDASKASYEHTFAGPAGTASVKLKGDLPLCQGGSQSFSLVSYYAPAAVALWPQYAYDTATATIDRDHPSVELSVDVPGCFTQVDLVWGGESVIIDPLVAGGARYNDLKLGSGGAPGNRSSGPAGWYNGGNLTCAIPAATLVSACDGSVNVHLTNGADAHYAAPFTVTAEGGFSESASVNPGESKDIVVPAAKAGSITVKMDGKTIKTGSWQRPEDCPLPTVAVEATCDTFAVSVTNPAGNLPVEATIVYNGETKRVTVAPGTSEKATFTAGADTDATVTFTDYDLPPVTAVYTKPASCNGSPSPSPSESSPTPPSPSVSPSSTPPTESTPTPSPSTGGGLPVTGTQIGLFGGVGAVLVGAGILLVLGARRRRLTDAA is encoded by the coding sequence GTGACCCCCTCTCACCCGATTCGCCGTGCCCTGGCCGTAGCGGCCGGCGCCGCGATCGCCGTGGTCGGCGCCATCGCGCTCGCGGTTCCGTCCGTCGCAGCCACCCCGACCGCCTTCACCGGTGGCGGCGGCAACGACAGCCAGCTCGCCATCGACGGCAGGGCCGAGTGCCTGCGCGCCACCGGCGAGTGGCGCATCACCTGGACCCTGACGAACAAGCGCAACCGCGACGCCACGATCACCGACAAGACCTCCAACCCCGACACCACAGTCACCGTCGTGGGCGGCAGCACCGCCCTCAAGGGCTCCGTCATCCCGAAGAAGTCGGGACGCGACGACGGCGAGCTCACCGCGGTGCAGACCGTCCCCGGCTCCGCGGACAAGGTCAAGCTCACCGTCAAGGTGAGCTGGCCGAAGGAGCACGGCAAGAGCGAGACCTCGACCCAGGACGAGACGGTCACCTTCCGCGGTGGCCCGTGCACCGCGCCGCCGTCCTGCGTCGACGCGAGCAAGGCGAGCTACGAGCACACCTTCGCCGGTCCCGCGGGCACCGCCTCGGTGAAGCTGAAGGGCGACCTGCCGCTGTGCCAGGGCGGATCGCAGTCCTTCTCGCTCGTCTCCTACTACGCACCGGCGGCTGTCGCCCTGTGGCCGCAGTACGCCTACGACACGGCCACCGCCACGATCGACCGCGACCACCCCTCGGTCGAGCTCAGCGTGGACGTGCCGGGCTGCTTCACCCAGGTCGACCTGGTCTGGGGCGGTGAGAGCGTCATCATCGACCCGCTGGTCGCCGGTGGTGCCCGCTACAACGACCTGAAGCTCGGCTCGGGCGGCGCGCCCGGCAACCGGTCCTCGGGCCCCGCCGGGTGGTACAACGGCGGCAACCTGACCTGCGCCATCCCGGCGGCGACCCTCGTCTCCGCCTGTGACGGCTCGGTCAACGTGCACCTCACCAACGGTGCCGATGCGCACTACGCGGCTCCGTTCACGGTGACCGCCGAGGGCGGCTTCAGCGAGTCGGCATCGGTCAACCCGGGCGAGTCGAAGGACATCGTCGTACCGGCCGCCAAGGCGGGCTCGATCACGGTCAAGATGGACGGCAAGACCATCAAGACCGGTTCGTGGCAGCGCCCCGAGGACTGCCCGCTGCCGACCGTGGCCGTCGAGGCGACCTGTGACACCTTCGCCGTCTCGGTGACCAACCCGGCGGGCAACCTGCCGGTCGAGGCGACGATCGTCTACAACGGCGAGACCAAGAGGGTCACCGTCGCACCCGGCACCTCGGAGAAGGCCACCTTCACCGCCGGTGCCGACACCGACGCGACGGTCACGTTCACCGACTACGACCTGCCGCCGGTGACCGCCGTCTACACCAAGCCGGCGAGCTGCAACGGCTCGCCGTCACCGTCGCCGTCGGAGTCTTCGCCGACTCCGCCGTCACCGTCGGTGAGCCCGTCCTCCACGCCGCCGACGGAGTCGACCCCGACGCCGTCGCCGTCGACCGGTGGCGGGCTGCCCGTGACCGGTACGCAGATCGGCCTCTTCGGCGGGGTCGGTGCCGTGCTCGTGGGCGCCGGAATCCTGCTGGTACTCGGTGCCCGACGTCGTCGACTGACCGACGCCGCGTAA
- the rsmD gene encoding 16S rRNA (guanine(966)-N(2))-methyltransferase RsmD, with amino-acid sequence MTRIVAGRFGGRRLIAPPGQLTRPTADRVREALFSALEAQVGLLDVRFVDLFAGSGAVGLEALSRGAAHSLLVESDAKAARAIRDNIERIGAKGHALLVNAKVSTTLAGGPSGDPYDIVFADPPYSLGEDELAEMLSALVDRGWLAPDAVLVIERASRSPEPRWVQGVTGERQRRYGETTLWYGRAALAPLREPRQAEG; translated from the coding sequence GTGACCAGGATTGTGGCTGGACGGTTCGGCGGACGGCGTCTCATCGCCCCACCCGGGCAGCTCACCCGACCCACCGCGGATCGAGTGCGGGAAGCCCTGTTTTCGGCCCTGGAAGCCCAGGTCGGACTGCTTGACGTGCGCTTCGTCGACCTCTTCGCGGGCTCCGGCGCGGTGGGGCTGGAGGCGCTGTCGCGTGGCGCGGCTCACAGTCTGCTCGTCGAGTCGGACGCCAAAGCGGCCCGCGCGATCCGCGACAACATCGAGCGGATCGGCGCCAAGGGGCACGCACTCTTGGTCAACGCCAAGGTCTCCACGACTCTCGCGGGCGGTCCCTCGGGTGATCCTTATGACATCGTCTTCGCCGACCCGCCCTACTCCCTCGGCGAGGACGAGCTCGCCGAGATGCTGTCGGCGCTGGTCGATCGCGGTTGGCTGGCCCCCGACGCGGTGCTCGTGATCGAGCGGGCGAGCCGCTCGCCCGAACCGCGGTGGGTGCAAGGTGTCACCGGAGAGCGACAGCGCCGTTACGGCGAGACGACTCTTTGGTACGGTCGCGCTGCCCTAGCGCCGCTACGGGAACCTCGGCAGGCAGAAGGATGA
- the coaD gene encoding pantetheine-phosphate adenylyltransferase, with protein MRRAVCPGSFDPVTNGHVDIIVRSAQLFDEVIVGVLINQSKQGLFSVEERIEMLREVASAHPNVRVESFHGLLVDFCRANGAQVVVKGLRAVSDFDYELQMAQMNVGLSGVETLFMPTNPLYSFIASSLVKQVARLGGDVSQYVPKVVEERMVAKLRPTG; from the coding sequence ATGAGGCGTGCGGTCTGTCCCGGCTCTTTCGATCCGGTGACCAATGGCCACGTGGACATCATCGTCCGGTCGGCGCAGCTCTTCGACGAGGTCATCGTCGGTGTGCTGATCAATCAGTCCAAGCAGGGACTCTTCTCCGTCGAAGAGCGGATTGAGATGCTCCGCGAGGTGGCGTCCGCTCATCCCAACGTACGAGTGGAATCGTTTCACGGGCTCCTCGTCGACTTCTGCCGCGCCAACGGTGCCCAGGTCGTGGTCAAGGGCCTACGTGCAGTGAGCGACTTCGATTACGAGCTGCAGATGGCGCAGATGAACGTCGGGCTCTCCGGGGTCGAGACGCTCTTCATGCCAACGAACCCTCTCTATTCCTTCATCGCCTCCAGCCTGGTAAAACAGGTAGCGAGGCTCGGTGGGGACGTGTCGCAGTATGTGCCCAAGGTGGTCGAGGAGCGGATGGTCGCGAAGCTGCGACCAACTGGCTGA
- a CDS encoding YceD family protein, producing MRDHHSKHLNARAPLVLDTRDLPRSPGAMRALERTVPAPEDLGLELIGVPAGSDLHLDLEMTSVSEGVFVSGTVAGPLQGECGRCLRPIEDDFSARIRELYAYPESATEETTDEDEVGRLQDDLIDLEPALRDAVVFALPVNPLCRPDCPGLCSECGAHWDELPEDHSHRQIDPRWAGLSKLTASTEE from the coding sequence ATGCGTGATCATCACTCGAAGCACCTGAATGCCCGGGCACCGCTGGTCCTCGACACGAGAGACCTGCCTCGCAGCCCGGGTGCTATGCGTGCCCTCGAACGGACGGTTCCCGCTCCTGAGGATCTCGGACTGGAGCTGATCGGTGTGCCCGCGGGCTCCGACCTGCATCTCGATCTGGAGATGACGTCGGTCTCGGAGGGTGTGTTCGTCTCGGGGACCGTCGCCGGTCCCCTTCAGGGCGAGTGCGGGCGTTGCCTGCGACCGATCGAGGACGACTTCTCCGCGCGGATCCGGGAGCTCTACGCCTACCCGGAGAGCGCGACGGAGGAGACGACCGACGAAGACGAGGTAGGACGGCTGCAGGACGACCTGATCGACCTGGAGCCGGCGCTGCGGGATGCGGTGGTGTTCGCGCTGCCGGTCAACCCGCTCTGCCGACCCGACTGCCCAGGGTTGTGCTCCGAATGTGGAGCGCACTGGGATGAGCTGCCGGAGGACCACTCCCACCGGCAGATCGACCCGCGCTGGGCGGGTCTGAGCAAGCTGACCGCAAGCACCGAGGAGTAG
- the rpmF gene encoding 50S ribosomal protein L32, whose product MPVPKRKTSRSNTRSRRANWKATVVATVACPQCKSPKLPHAACTVCGTYNGRQVIAV is encoded by the coding sequence ATGCCAGTCCCTAAGCGGAAGACGTCGCGCAGCAACACCCGTTCCCGCCGGGCGAACTGGAAGGCGACCGTGGTCGCGACCGTCGCCTGCCCGCAGTGCAAGTCACCGAAGCTGCCGCACGCTGCCTGCACTGTGTGCGGCACGTACAACGGCCGCCAGGTCATCGCGGTCTGA
- a CDS encoding phosphate acyltransferase PlsX yields the protein MHTAPIAVDLLGGDNAPSVVVDGVLRALNADPQLHLLLVGPPSVAATVLDALTEADRRRCRERTALKVVAMADAPLRAMRADTTIRSSLVALAAGEAAAVVSAGSSGATVTAAVLELGRLDGVRRPALAASIPAIADPVLLLDVGASVETNVATLSSHALLGADHARRLGLHKPRVGLLSVGREPGKGDRARRAAESALAELPIDFVGLVEGDDVCLGDRADVIVTDGFTGNVLLKGIEGAYALARGVSERSEGAPQGAPGGSVLARGVSERSEGAPQGAPENTAPAHSGLRRVGVPGGAPRAAMLLGVPGIVVVCHGAADADDLAAAIALAAVTVRARR from the coding sequence ATACACACGGCGCCGATCGCCGTCGACCTCCTCGGTGGGGATAATGCCCCGTCCGTCGTGGTCGACGGCGTTCTGCGTGCTCTGAACGCCGATCCGCAGCTCCACCTGCTCCTCGTCGGGCCGCCCTCGGTGGCCGCCACGGTCCTGGACGCGCTGACGGAGGCCGATCGGCGGCGGTGCCGGGAGCGCACCGCTCTCAAGGTGGTCGCGATGGCGGACGCCCCGCTGCGGGCCATGCGCGCCGACACCACCATCAGGTCGTCCCTGGTCGCGCTCGCCGCAGGCGAGGCCGCCGCGGTGGTCTCGGCCGGTTCCTCCGGCGCGACGGTCACGGCCGCGGTGCTCGAGCTCGGCAGACTCGACGGGGTACGCCGACCCGCGCTCGCCGCCAGCATCCCGGCCATCGCCGATCCGGTCCTGCTGCTCGACGTCGGTGCCTCGGTCGAGACGAATGTGGCGACCCTGAGTTCCCATGCCCTGCTCGGTGCCGACCACGCCCGTCGGCTGGGCCTGCACAAGCCTCGGGTGGGCCTGCTCTCCGTCGGTCGCGAACCGGGCAAGGGCGACCGGGCCCGCCGGGCCGCCGAGTCCGCCCTCGCCGAGTTGCCCATCGACTTCGTCGGCCTCGTCGAAGGCGACGACGTCTGCCTCGGCGACCGGGCCGACGTGATCGTCACGGACGGCTTCACGGGAAACGTGCTGCTGAAAGGTATCGAGGGTGCTTACGCGCTGGCCCGAGGAGTGAGCGAGCGAAGCGAGGGAGCCCCGCAGGGTGCGCCGGGGGGATCTGTGCTGGCCCGAGGAGTGAGCGAGCGAAGCGAGGGAGCCCCGCAGGGCGCGCCGGAAAATACAGCGCCGGCGCACTCCGGGCTTCGGCGGGTGGGGGTGCCGGGGGGCGCGCCTCGAGCGGCGATGCTGCTCGGCGTACCGGGAATCGTGGTTGTGTGTCATGGTGCCGCAGACGCCGACGATCTCGCGGCGGCGATCGCGCTCGCGGCTGTGACCGTGCGGGCGCGCAGATGA
- the rnc gene encoding ribonuclease III gives MKNRADLTVLEAATGVSLEAELLERALTHRSFAYENGGLPTNERLEFLGDSVLGLVITDALYRDNPDLPEGKLAKLRASVVNSRALAGVARGLGPLGLGEYLLLGKGEEATGGRDKESILADALEALLGAIYLQYGIERASEVIHQLFDPLMEESSRRGAGLDWKTSLQELTAKYGWGVPEYQIDEEGPDHAKSFTAWAVVGGERFGGERGKSKKEAEQRSAEDAWRVLSGRAVSLEHPEVTGED, from the coding sequence ATGAAGAACCGAGCGGATCTGACCGTTCTGGAGGCCGCGACCGGTGTGAGCCTCGAAGCGGAGCTGCTGGAGCGTGCCCTCACGCACCGGTCCTTCGCCTATGAGAACGGTGGCCTGCCCACCAATGAGCGGCTGGAGTTCCTCGGCGACTCCGTGCTGGGCCTGGTGATCACCGACGCGCTCTACCGCGACAATCCCGACCTGCCCGAGGGCAAGCTGGCGAAGTTGCGGGCGAGTGTCGTCAATTCTCGTGCGCTCGCGGGGGTCGCGCGTGGACTGGGTCCGCTGGGGCTGGGGGAGTACCTCCTGCTCGGCAAGGGCGAAGAGGCGACCGGCGGCCGCGACAAGGAGTCGATTCTCGCCGACGCGCTGGAAGCGCTGCTCGGCGCGATCTATCTGCAGTACGGGATCGAACGGGCCAGCGAGGTGATCCATCAGCTCTTCGACCCGCTGATGGAGGAGTCCTCGCGGCGCGGTGCGGGCCTGGACTGGAAGACGAGCCTGCAGGAGCTCACGGCGAAGTACGGCTGGGGCGTGCCCGAGTACCAGATCGACGAGGAGGGCCCCGATCACGCGAAGTCCTTCACCGCATGGGCGGTGGTGGGCGGTGAGCGCTTCGGTGGCGAGCGGGGCAAGTCGAAGAAGGAGGCTGAGCAGCGCTCGGCCGAGGACGCGTGGCGGGTGCTGTCGGGGCGGGCGGTCAGCCTGGAGCATCCCGAGGTGACGGGAGAGGATTAG
- the mutM gene encoding bifunctional DNA-formamidopyrimidine glycosylase/DNA-(apurinic or apyrimidinic site) lyase yields MPELPEVETVRQGLDRWVSGRTIDTVEVLHPRVIRRHLAGPVDFASRLRGRTVTGAMRRGKYLWLPLDSGDALIAHLGMSGQMLVQPQANADGPHLRARFTFTDAGSELRFVDQRTFGGLLFSPDGAELPSEIAHIARDPFDPSYVEAEVAKALRARKIGVKRALLDQTLIAGVGNIYADEALWRAKLHGERPAAKLTQAAALELLRHCKDVMTEALGQGGTSFDALYVDVNGESGYFDRSLNAYGREGEPCRRCGAEMRREPFMNRSSFSCPVCQPRPRT; encoded by the coding sequence GTGCCAGAGCTTCCCGAAGTGGAGACCGTTCGCCAGGGGCTGGACCGCTGGGTCAGCGGACGCACCATCGACACGGTGGAGGTGCTGCATCCCCGGGTGATCCGGCGCCACCTCGCCGGTCCGGTGGACTTCGCCTCCCGCCTGCGTGGCCGCACGGTGACGGGGGCGATGCGCCGGGGCAAATACCTGTGGCTGCCGCTGGACTCCGGTGACGCGCTCATCGCGCACCTGGGCATGTCCGGGCAGATGCTGGTGCAGCCCCAGGCCAATGCCGACGGTCCGCACCTGCGTGCCCGCTTCACCTTCACCGACGCGGGCTCCGAGCTGCGTTTCGTTGATCAACGGACCTTCGGCGGGCTGCTCTTCTCGCCCGATGGCGCCGAGCTTCCGAGTGAGATCGCTCACATCGCGCGGGATCCGTTCGACCCGTCCTACGTCGAGGCGGAGGTGGCGAAGGCGCTGCGGGCCCGCAAGATCGGTGTGAAGCGAGCGCTGCTCGACCAGACGCTGATCGCCGGTGTCGGCAACATCTACGCCGACGAGGCCCTGTGGCGGGCCAAGCTCCACGGCGAGCGCCCCGCGGCCAAGCTGACCCAGGCGGCGGCCCTGGAGCTGCTGCGCCACTGCAAAGACGTGATGACGGAGGCCCTGGGCCAGGGCGGCACCAGCTTCGACGCGCTGTATGTCGACGTCAACGGCGAGAGCGGCTACTTCGACCGCTCCCTGAACGCCTACGGCCGCGAGGGCGAGCCCTGCCGCCGCTGCGGTGCCGAGATGCGCCGGGAGCCGTTCATGAACCGCAGCAGCTTCTCCTGCCCGGTCTGCCAGCCCCGCCCCCGTACCTGA
- a CDS encoding spherulation-specific family 4 protein, producing MSRHLTLYAHPLSGPVVAGVPLGHVDLGFGARHVELVRAEIGSLAETAIGGIFFDQVPTSPYSVGPVAVAVRAARRWGFDTVLINPGRPTDSLYRGLGATICTFEGSWTEYIDGTTEGVRPGDAHIVHSIPTDQLAACLELMRGRGAGWGLATTEGCLVPSPSLTAV from the coding sequence GTGAGCCGACACTTGACGTTGTATGCCCACCCGCTCAGCGGTCCTGTCGTCGCGGGTGTGCCCCTGGGCCATGTGGATCTGGGTTTCGGAGCCAGGCACGTGGAGCTCGTCCGCGCCGAGATCGGCAGCCTCGCCGAGACCGCGATCGGCGGGATCTTCTTCGACCAGGTGCCGACCAGCCCGTACTCGGTGGGGCCGGTGGCCGTCGCCGTACGGGCCGCCAGACGCTGGGGCTTCGACACCGTGCTGATCAACCCCGGGCGCCCCACCGACAGCCTCTACCGAGGTCTTGGCGCCACGATCTGCACCTTCGAGGGGTCCTGGACCGAGTACATAGACGGCACCACCGAGGGCGTCCGCCCCGGCGATGCCCACATCGTGCACTCCATCCCCACGGACCAGTTGGCAGCGTGCCTGGAGCTGATGCGAGGCAGAGGAGCCGGCTGGGGCCTGGCAACCACGGAGGGCTGCCTGGTCCCCAGCCCGTCCCTCACGGCGGTATAG
- a CDS encoding CAP domain-containing protein, which produces MRPRRLPFPAALALAIALLVTLFGVAILLPPALAPSALDLGGASTAPTDADGSPVTNASPPAATGSGSGSAKPSAEASKPTVAKTSAAPIPTSRPTVEAGVIAWEDQVTKLVNAERKKAGCGALRTDEHLRQAARAHSGDMVKFNFFSHKGHDGSDFVQRIERAGYPKGSAASENIAYGYGSPAAVVKGWMGSAGHKANILNCGSKAVGVGLVYKGTTPYWTQDFGRS; this is translated from the coding sequence GTGCGCCCCCGCCGACTGCCCTTCCCCGCCGCACTCGCATTGGCGATCGCGCTGCTGGTCACCCTCTTCGGCGTCGCCATCCTGCTGCCGCCGGCCCTCGCACCGTCCGCGCTCGACCTCGGCGGCGCCTCGACGGCGCCCACCGACGCGGACGGGTCGCCCGTGACGAACGCCTCACCTCCGGCCGCCACCGGTTCCGGTTCCGGTTCCGCCAAGCCGTCGGCCGAGGCATCCAAGCCGACTGTCGCCAAGACGTCCGCCGCCCCGATCCCCACCAGTCGACCGACCGTCGAGGCGGGCGTCATCGCCTGGGAGGACCAGGTCACAAAACTGGTCAACGCCGAGCGCAAGAAGGCCGGTTGCGGTGCTCTGCGGACCGATGAGCACCTGCGCCAGGCGGCCCGGGCCCACAGCGGCGACATGGTCAAGTTCAACTTCTTCAGCCACAAGGGCCACGACGGCAGCGACTTCGTCCAGCGGATCGAGCGAGCCGGCTACCCGAAAGGCTCGGCCGCGTCGGAGAACATCGCCTATGGCTACGGCTCCCCGGCGGCCGTGGTCAAGGGTTGGATGGGCAGCGCCGGCCACAAGGCCAACATTCTCAACTGCGGGAGCAAGGCCGTCGGCGTCGGGCTGGTCTACAAGGGCACCACGCCCTACTGGACGCAGGACTTCGGCCGAAGCTGA